The Triticum aestivum cultivar Chinese Spring chromosome 6D, IWGSC CS RefSeq v2.1, whole genome shotgun sequence genomic sequence AAAGTTTTTTCAGGCACCTGGTGCATAGGTGCCTCCTTTTTCAGGCACCTGGCGCATAGCCACATAGGTGCCTCTCCTTACATGTACTGTTTTGTATGTGTGAGTACCCATCAGGGATGTCGTGCGGCTTGTGCCAATCCATGGAAATTGGTCATATCTTCATACTCACGAAGATGTTTTAAGATGCATCATGCATTTTGATCATCTTAGAAAGTTGCACATAATGTCCCCTTGCAACAAAAACTCGAGAGGGTGAACTAAATTGTTCATGCTGCCATTTTGGAACACAAGGCCCGACAGGGAACTACTTCTGTTGTCAACAGTAGTAATAAATTCTTGTTCTGGTGATATGATCTGACTGAATATTTTCTTTCTGAAAACATTACTGTGGTGCTTTAATTTCAAGGAGATGTGCTAAGAAGTGAGATAATGCTTGTGTCAGAGTTAGATAAACAATATTCGAAGTATCGTTAGATAAACGGGTACAAAGTTCCCTGAGTTTACTgatcttgtgaaatatggattgtGCCTGTCTGTACTGTATACTCTGTGTTGCTCGTATATGTTTGTATGGTGAAAATCAAGGCATACTTTATGCTGTGCCTGTTACATATATTACTTATAGTGTGTGGAGAGTACGGTTGAATTGGTCTCTGCCTTTAAATTGTGTCCATTGTTTGTAGATCTCTGGTACATTTACTGTTGTATGGAGCATACATGTAGATTCACAGTTACGCTTTTTTTGGACTTCTACAGAAGTCGGGATGACTCACTGGAAAGTAACCCTAGGCGCCTACGACCTGGGAAAGTGTCTCCTCGTCTAACTGTTCCCAGTCATATACAGCGGCCTCCTTATGTCAATTCTCGTCAAAGACCTCAGATGAACGATGGACCTGAAATACATGATGAAAAAGGGATCGAATGCATGAGAGCTTCTGGAAAGCTTGCCGCGCAAGTTTTGAAGTTTGCTGGAACACTTGTAAATGTAATGTTGTTATTGGCACCGGTACCTGAATATTCTTTTTTAGTTGTGGAACGTTACATTCACAACGGAAATCTCATTCCATTCATCCAATACTTTGTTAAGAGAAAAGAGCACAGCGGGCAAATGGATCCTCTGGTAAAGGTTAAGGCAGGACACATCTGATACACATTTTAGACACCTTTTAAGTAGTTTGTGAAGTAGAAGTCCCTCCTCATAAAGTACTGCATTTCTGAAAATTAGCCCATAGACTCGGGTGGTCTAAGACTCGAGTGTCAAAAATTGATCGGTTCTTATTTACAGCCAGGCATCACAACTGATGAGATAGATAAAGCGGTGCACCAAATGATAATAGATAACGGTGCATACCCGTCACCTCTTGGTTATTGTGGATTCCCGAAGAGTGTTTGCACTTCAGTGAATGAATGCATCTGTCATGGGATACCGGATTCTCGTCCACTTGAGGTAAGCTATCCAGCATCTGGAGATAATTACTTTGAATACATACCAATCAACTTACATTTAATCTTTCTTTGGACAGGATGGCGATATCATCAACATCGATGTTACTGTCTATCTCAATGTAAGCCAAAGATAGTCTATACATCTCCTGAACTGACTATTGTTAAGTCGCTGTGCTTCCCTCACAGACAAAGTACAAGTAAAGAAAGAAACTGAAGTGCTTATTTGTGGTAGATATCCTTTGTGATGATTTTCTAGAGGATATTTCGTTCTAGTGGTTTCTTGCTTGTTGTGAACAAACATCCAACATTCCTTTTTCTATATGAGAGAATGCAAAATCTACGTTGGGCGCAGATTCAGTTGATATATTACTTTAATTCCATCTGTTTTTATATATATATGGAGTATTGTAGTTTTTTAAATATAAACTCTGAAGCTATAGTTGGTATCTAAATTGACCCATTCCCTTTTTGTGGTCTATGCATATTTGATTCCAGGGTTACCATGGTGATACATCTGCTACATTTCTCTgtggtgatgttgatgatgaaGCTAAGAAGTTAGTTCAGGTTATCTCAATTCTCTCATAAGAATATTCGGTCTAATACTCTGTCTCTAGATATGCATTAGTCTATGAAGGCAGGAACTCCAGCTGTTTGCTGGCATTAGCGATATGCCTGTACTCTCTtccattttttttcttgttttttggcTCTTGTACTTTCACAGGTATATGTCTGTCCTCTCTTCCATCTTTAAGCAGTTGTATATAGCTATACAATGGGGAATAAGTACCAATGCAATCTGGACATAATTTGTTTGCATGTTAGAGATGTAATTATTTTCAGTCAGATAGCAATAAGATCACATAAGTTTTTCTTAGAGAAGCTAAAGGTTCTTTATGCATTATTTTGTTTCAAAGTTTTATGAATGTTCTTTTTCCCAACCAGGTAACAAAAGAATCTCTTGACAAGGCTATATCAATCTGTGCTCCTGGGGTGGAGATCAACCGCATTGGTAGAACCATACAGTAAGTAAATGGGAGGCTTGCACACTTGTATTTTTCTCATCACTGTTTCGCAATATGTTGATTCTGTGACCAGGGGATTCTATGTTTCAGAAACTTTCTGCGGCAAAAGTCAGAAATCGGTGCTGTTTGGTTCTTTTGCATCTAGCACATATTGATAGTACCCATTTTCTTGGACTTTGATTACAGTGGACATAAGAAtggattcttttttttttgaaaagcaaTAACTAATTGTGTCCTTGAAACAAACTATTTTGGTTTCTCTAGAGCTTATATTCCCACCGCAGTTTCTCTGGGCAGCTCTGGAGAAGCTGTTTCTGCACAAGCTGCAGCCAGAAGAACTGGGCCTAAACATACTTTCCTTGCCATGTTAGCTTGTGTTGCACTGAACTTGGCTTGTTAGAATTTGGATATTTTGTGGCAGTATCCGATACAGTGACACACTGATAGAGGTAGACTGAGTACTGGTTGAGTTTGTTGGACATAATTAAATCGAAAGCTTATTCCTTCTGTAGACCTGTAATTATTATATATTGTGCTTACTGGATATCGTCGTCATTTCTTCAAACGCACCATCTTACTGAAGATTTCAAACTTTGAAGGGATCATGCAGACAAATTCAAGTATGGTGTAGTTCAACAATTTGTGGGCCATGGGGTAGGCAAAGTGTTTCATGCTGAGCCTGCAGTGCTTCATTTCCGTGAGTTTGACATGAAAACCATTGCATTTGCTCTACTTCAGTGTAGATATATATATGTGCTGCCATGGACTAACGTCTCTTGAATTTACAGGCAATAATGAAAAGGGCCGCATGATTTTGAACCAAACATTTACCATAGGTACATTTCTCCACTGTCGCTACAGTCTGTGCACATGGTGTGTCCTTGTATCAATAATCAGCTAGGGATTAAAGAATCTGCATGCTTGTGCACATTAGCTTTGATTACTTCATAAATCGGAACTGTGTTCCTTGTAGACATAGCTTCAGTCAAGTGTACTTATATTAATTTATAAGGCTCACTAGCCTTCATAAGAAGTATATGAACACTAACAGATTCGCCTGCCTGTTTGTGTGTCGATTCAGAGCCGATGCTAACCATAGGGAGCACAAACTCGACCATATGGTCCGACGACTGGACTGCGGTGACGGAGGACGGGAGCCTGTCAGCGCAGTTTGAGCACACGCTACTGATCACTGAAGACGGCGTGGAAATACTGACGCAGTGTTAAGCCCGGCCGGAGAACAAAGAGGTCAATGAGTGAAAGGCTGGATGGCAGGGACGGCAGAACCTGCATTTTTTTTCTGGGACTACACATGGTCCAATCAAACTCCAAGTGCAAAACTACACTTTTTTTTCTTGATACATCAGTAGGTTGATGCATAGATTATATACAAAGTTTTGCATCGTTGTTGGGATTATAGGGTGAGCTTGCAGATCAGATCAGCCCCCTTGGTTGTTGCGGGTAGGCCTGAATTCTGACTGACTGCCTGGATTCTGATTGAGTTGGTTGGTTCTGCGGTTGATGAAAGCCATGTCTTGCCGCATTTGTTGGCAGAAAGAAATTAAGATCTGCTTTGCTTTATTGATACTTCTCCCCGATTGATTATCAGCCTGATGCTGCTTCATCAATCAAAACTTTTCTGCTGTCGCTCTCCAATGCGTGCTATGTATTTCTATGAAGGTCCAGACATTTTTTTTTGCGGGAGgctgagctccatggagctcggtttcGAAATATCATTTTCTACACactgattttttttttgattttttcacaAACATACATACACATGTatactattccctccgtcccataatataagaacatttttgacactacactagtataaaaaacactcttatattatgggacggagggagtatgtatgtaCAGATTTCATAACATTATACACACATGGCGTAAAAGAAAGACAAATATGTATTCATAGGAACTGTTTTACTATTTGTTCTGCTCTGTTCTGTCTGTAATTACTCTATTCTGTCTGTGATTAGAATCAGAGTTGCTTGCAATCAGAGCAAACCATTCTGGCATTTTTGCCACACTATGCGTGTTCTGCTAAAAATTGGAAGAATTACGGCGcccaatggaaatcctccacgcaGCTCCATCGATCCGCTGTAATCTCACCGACCACAACAAATCTGCCACAACCGTTCGACCTTTTTACCCTAACCTACGCGTTGTCGGCAGTTCCTTCACTGCCAACTGGGCCCAACGGCGCTGCCACGTGCCGGGGCCCACGCGCCAGAGAGGAGGAAAATCCCGCACTACCACCTTCACGCCTCCACCCTCCATGCTATCTCTCCACCCCCCTCGAGTCCCTCCCCAACTTCCATTTGCGGAAACGGGAAGGCCCAAGCGAACGCGGAGAGAGGCTCCTGCCCTGCCCGGCCGGGATTCCAGAAGCTTCCAGCACCATAGCACCCCGAGCGCCGGGGGCGGGGCTGTAGCGCGGCGTGCCGGCCCGCGCGGCGCGTGCTCCTGCGGCCGCCGGCGAGATCGAGGAGGCGGGGAGCTCGCGAATCGGGGGCGGCCGCGGCGGAGCGCAATGCCGCGCCGTCGGCGGTAGGGATGGCGGCGGAGGAGACGGCGGCGACATGGCGAGGGGCATAGCGCGGGCGGCGTCGTTCGGCGGCCGCGCGGCTGCGGCGGGGTGGTTCTCGTACCGGCGCATCACCGTGGCCGTCTGCATCGCCAACCTCGTCGCCGCGCTGCTCGTGCTCCGCTCCCTCACCTCCTTCGCCCCCGCGCCCAAACGTGAGGCGCCCGCTCTCGCGGCCCATCGTCGTGCCCACGACGACTCTGGCAGTATCCGCGATCTGACTCTGTTATTTTTTCGATTTGTTTTTCAGGTGTTGAGGTGGTGCAGTACACGGAGGAGCAGATTAGGAGGGTGGAGGAGTCGATCCGGATTCGCCGCGAGGCCGAGCCCGTCGAGCTCGTCCAGGCGGTACCGCTCTTGAAAGCCTATTGCAGAATTCGATGGTGTTTATAGTTGATTAGTGAAACTTGTTATTATGGCTTTGTGATCTAATCCCTGGGGATTTTTGGGTGCTGAAGGTGAAGAAGCTGCGGAAGGTTTTCGCACGGGAGGAGAAAAGGCGGAAGGAGCTGCCTCTCGAGCTGAAGCTGAGGGTATCGTATGAGCTCGTGGGGCGGCTGAACGGCCTAGGGGATAACGGCACTGCCATCCAGCAACGAGGTATATTTGCATACTGGTTTTGAATTAGCAATAGTAGTGTAGTACTGTTTTGTGTAGAATCAAGTGAGCTCCTGATTTTCCTCCAGTAATTTGAATCTGACTGTAATATTCCATAATATGTGTGCATAACTTGGACTTGTATGTTTATCTTGTCCGGTTGTTAGTCGACAGCTTTGACACACGCTGGCTATTTCTGTCAGCATGCCGTTTGACGAGTTCAGTGAGGGCTGAATAGCTTGTCTGGAGGATATCTACTAGTACTATTTATTTCGACTAGTTTGTCAGATATCTCTTGCATTGCTAAGTGCTTTCTTGCAAGTGTGAACTTCTGTTGTAGTTGATTTTTTTCACTGTTATAGTCTTACATAGGCATGGAGTTGCGGGATTTGAATACTACAAGTTTATGACATTCTATCTGTGATCAGGACAAGCAACCCTCCTGACTGAAACAACTGAACATATGACAACCACATGAGATGATTCCCTCTTTTTAGTCGACTTGTCATATATTTTGCCTTTGTGTGTGTGACTGGCCAATTGGTGTATCAACCTAGCAGTGATGCCAGCTGCGATAATTTGATGAGCAAGTGCTGCATATTGATTGACCTGTTTAGTAGAAAAAAGGGTATATTCcatttgtgtgtgtctgtgtctccTTGATGGTATCAGCTGTCTGGAGTTGCCATTATTTTGTTCCATTTATGTTCTGTGTGACGTTATAAATTAACGCTAAAACTGAATACATGTTTTTACTGTTTGTTACTTGCTTTTGCTGCATATAAAATCTGGATTTATTTTACATCTGTTAGAAATAGAGTTCATGGATTATTTGTTGTCTTGATTAGTGATAAATTGAAGTGCTTATGTTTCTATTCCAAACATTTGACAGAAGCTCTGGAATCATGGCGTGTTGAGACGCTAAAAGATGCAAAAAGTGCATCTACTCGGAATTCATCAAATTTGGGCCTCTCCAGTGAGGAAGCACGTATGTGAGCTTTACTGTTAAACAATATATACTCACTTCTATGTGTCCAGATTCCTTCATAATAATTTGGTACATGTGAACTTTAGTGTTAAACAATATATACTCACTTCTATGTATTCCAATTCCTTCATAATAATTTGGTACATATTGGGTGCTTCTaagcgttttctttttcttttgtttcacAATTCTCAACGGTAATAGTTTGGTTTCACCCTTATCTACAGGATTGTTAAAGCGAGCCCTGGAGTTCAACTGGCATGCGCTATTGGAGGATATTGGTCTTTGGATTTCACCAGAAGTCCCACACACCGAGCATGATGACAAACCTGAGAATGAACCAGAAGGTTGCTTCTCTACCATTGCCTATGTTAATTATGTTTCATGAAGCTCCGCATTGTGGTGCCAAAGTCTGACCCATTGTGTTAGAATTATAGTTACAGAATAGCTTTCGTATTTCTCAGAGAGATTGAGTCTCAAATAAATTGTTGCAGAAGAAGAAATAATAGCTGGTCCACCTTTGCATCCACAATGCAACACTGAGCTACATGCCGATTATGGTGGTGCTGCTGTGAGATGGGGATTAACGCACCACAAAGAATCTGCTGCTGATTGCTGTCAAGCATGTCTAGACCAGGCTAGGAATGCCAAGCCAGGTGAATTGAAGTGCAATATATGGGTATATTGCCCATCAGAGTTTGGTTGCTATTCACCAGATAAATATGAGCATAAACATCAGGAGTGCTGGTTGAAACAGGTACGCCTGCCTTTTTGCGAGTCTGTGTCTAACCATTGAATCGATTACCCTATATGTTTGCATTATTAACCATATCTTGTTTGGAGCGGTGTTAGAATTATGTGATTCTTCCTGCTTCATGGACCTGCATCTGATATTTTAatgaatgttgtatgtgaaatggTAGTTTGCTGTTTA encodes the following:
- the LOC123145616 gene encoding methionine aminopeptidase 1D, chloroplastic/mitochondrial isoform X1; this translates as MASPPSPRLLCALLGDRLAALSARPLLRTAAPGRGHRRVTCQATRTLSSLVDALFNRRSRDDSLESNPRRLRPGKVSPRLTVPSHIQRPPYVNSRQRPQMNDGPEIHDEKGIECMRASGKLAAQVLKFAGTLVNVMLLLAPVPEYSFLVVERYIHNGNLIPFIQYFVKRKEHSGQMDPLPGITTDEIDKAVHQMIIDNGAYPSPLGYCGFPKSVCTSVNECICHGIPDSRPLEDGDIINIDVTVYLNGYHGDTSATFLCGDVDDEAKKLVQVTKESLDKAISICAPGVEINRIGRTIQDHADKFKYGVVQQFVGHGVGKVFHAEPAVLHFRNNEKGRMILNQTFTIEPMLTIGSTNSTIWSDDWTAVTEDGSLSAQFEHTLLITEDGVEILTQC
- the LOC123145616 gene encoding methionine aminopeptidase 1D, chloroplastic/mitochondrial isoform X2 — protein: MASPPSPRLLCALLGDRLAALSARPLLRTAAPGRGHRRVTCQATRTLSSLVDALFNRRSRDDSLESNPRRLRPGKVSPRLTVPSHIQRPPYVNSRQRPQMNDGPEIHDEKGIECMRASGKLAAQVLKFAGTLVNPGITTDEIDKAVHQMIIDNGAYPSPLGYCGFPKSVCTSVNECICHGIPDSRPLEDGDIINIDVTVYLNGYHGDTSATFLCGDVDDEAKKLVQVTKESLDKAISICAPGVEINRIGRTIQDHADKFKYGVVQQFVGHGVGKVFHAEPAVLHFRNNEKGRMILNQTFTIEPMLTIGSTNSTIWSDDWTAVTEDGSLSAQFEHTLLITEDGVEILTQC
- the LOC123145617 gene encoding uncharacterized protein, which codes for MARGIARAASFGGRAAAAGWFSYRRITVAVCIANLVAALLVLRSLTSFAPAPKRVEVVQYTEEQIRRVEESIRIRREAEPVELVQAVKKLRKVFAREEKRRKELPLELKLRVSYELVGRLNGLGDNGTAIQQREALESWRVETLKDAKSASTRNSSNLGLSSEEARLLKRALEFNWHALLEDIGLWISPEVPHTEHDDKPENEPEEEEIIAGPPLHPQCNTELHADYGGAAVRWGLTHHKESAADCCQACLDQARNAKPGELKCNIWVYCPSEFGCYSPDKYEHKHQECWLKQADQPKLNFKDKYSESYRDSHPRAPVVVPWMSGVTSA